A genomic segment from Nicotiana sylvestris chromosome 1, ASM39365v2, whole genome shotgun sequence encodes:
- the LOC104234942 gene encoding uncharacterized protein encodes MASAVGEKTEEELRKELFELNRQQREITERLKDPRGLRRGGFSGGGGPRSFVANGGRQRGLVRPAERNDAEDQPAPKRRISSAVVKIEEGEIADDVSGAPTDANKEDSAVEEGSSREAHVRQNERKPSNWLRRDGNQRPSKMDSDVPPPEPVPRVLPKNEDPKLVSRNKRMLGQLLGTLEKFRKEDMQLSGSEAYMRRSDSLKRAEQRAREESEKLRQQEREQRDEKLKRDLTLRARLAAKAEEKRLELLFLRWSEHHKRLANFIRTKAEPPIFYSFAKPLEEDPNLVEQKKDQIFQEWKAARREDLSLYQKQIAEQYVANAEGEWKNILERRANRNPANLQETMDKELESHRLESGPKTRKIPGVSNNEDEDVEDINVAEDDMMDDVLDLDDNNQRSDEIVKVEAGNGSTQIDNNDQPKI; translated from the exons ATGGCGAGCGCCGTAGGGGAGAAGACGGAGGAAGAGCTCCGCAAAGAACTCTTTGAACTGAATCGTCAACAACGCGAG ATAACTGAGCGGCTTAAGGATCCAAGAGGTCTTCGCCGCGGTGGATTCTCCGGTGGCGGTGGTCCTCGGAGTTTTGTTGCCAACGGCGGCCGCCAACGTGGCCTTGTTAGACCT GCGGAGAGGAATGATGCAGAGGATCAGCCAGCACCTAAAAGGCGTATTTCTTCAGCTGTTGTGAAG ATTGAAGAGGGGGAGATTGCTGACGATGTCTCTGGAGCTCCAACGGATGCAAATAAGGAAGATTCAGCTGTCGAGGAGGGAAGTTCAAGGGAGGCACATGTCAGACAGAATGAGAGAAAGCCATCCAATTGGCTTCGGAGGGATGGCAATCAAAGACCCTCAAAAATG GATTCTGATGTTCCTCCACCGGAACCTGTGCCGAGAGTGTTGCCAAAAAATGAGGATCCTAAATTGGTTAGTAGGAATAAGAGAATGTTGGGACAGCTGCTGGGGACCTTGGAG AAGTTCCGAAAAGAGGACATGCAGCTTTCAGGGAGCGAGGCTTACATGCGGAGGTCAGATTCTTTGAAAAGG GCTGAGCAAAGGGCGCGTGAAGAAAGTGAGAAGTTAAGACAACAAGAGCGTGAGCAGCGTGATGAAAAGCTGAAAAGAGATTTG ACTCTTCGAGCACGTCTTGCTGCTAAAGCTGAGGAAAAGAGGTTGGAATTGCTATTTCTTCGGTGGAGTGAGCACCACAAAAGACTAGCCAATTTTATAAG GACCAAAGCCGAGCCTCCGATCTTTTATTCTTTTGCCAAACCATTGGAAGAAGATCCAAACTTAGTTGAGcagaaaaaagatcag ATATTCCAAGAATGGAAAGCTGCAAGGAGAGAGGATTTGTCGCTATACCAGAAACAAATTGCTGAACAATATGTTGCAAATGCTGAAGGGGAGTGGAAAAATATTTTGGAAAGGAGAGCCAACAGAAATCCAGCAAACCTCCAAGAGACAATGGACAAGGAGCTAGAGAGTCATAGGCTTGAGAGTGGACCCAAGACTAGAAAGATCCCTGGTGTTAGCAACAATgaagatgaggatgttgaggatATCAATGTTGCGGAGGACGATATGATGGATGATGTGCTTGACCTGGATGATAATAACCAGAGGAGTGATGAAATTGTAAAAGTTGAAGCAGGTAACGGTAGTACACAGATTGATAACAATGATCAGCCGAAGATATGA